The following coding sequences are from one Nicotiana tomentosiformis chromosome 3, ASM39032v3, whole genome shotgun sequence window:
- the LOC104093343 gene encoding adenylate kinase, chloroplastic has translation MASCSSLSFTPISSNSDPQKHSFSSLVPSYLSHLPFTSSHLSFSKSSSLHSRQTLFRTHCRRVPPPNGASFLVLGCAQKAEPLRIMISGAPASGKGTQCELITDKYGLVHIAAGDLLRAEIAAGSENGKQAKEYMDKGKLVPNEIVVTMVKERLNGPDSQEKGWLLDGYPRSSSQAKALKEFGFQPDLFILLEVPEEILVERVVGRRLDPVTGKIYHLKYSPPETEEIAARLTQRFDDTEEKVKLRLHTHHQNVEAVLSMYKDITLKVNGNASKQEVFGQIDGALTQVLEQKQGLWQHRGTQQISM, from the exons ATGGCTTCTTGCTCCTCTCTCAGCTTCACACCAATCTCCTCAAACTCCGACCCCCAAAAGCATTCCTTCTCTTCATTAGTCCCTTCTTACCTTTCTCACCTACCCTTTACTTCCTCCCACTTGTCATTTTCTAAATCTTCTTCCCTTCACTCACGTCAAACCCTTTTCAGAACTCATTGCCGGAGAGTTCCGCCTCCCAACGGTGCCAGTTTCCTG GTTTTGGGATGTGCTCAAAAGGCAGAGCCTTTGAGGATAATGATATCTGGTGCTCCTGCTTCTGGGAAAGGAACACAATGCGAGCTCATTACCGACAAG TATGGTTTGGTGCATATTGCTGCTGGAGATTTACTGAGGGCAGAAATTGCTGCAGGATCCGAAAATGGGAAGCAAGCAAAGGAATACATGGATAAAGGGAAATTGGTACCGAATGAAATAGTTGTGACG ATGGTCAAAGAGCGGTTAAATGGTCCAGATTCTCAAGAGAAGGGTTGGCTTTTAGATGGATACCCTCGGAGCTCATCTCAAGCCAAAGCACTCAAAGAATTTGGCTTCCAACCAGACCTCTTTATTCTTCTGGAA GTACCTGAAGAGATTCTTGTTGAGAGAGTGGTTGGCCGTAGACTAGATCCAGTAACGGGGAAAATTTACCATTTGAAGTATTCTCCCCCCGAGACAGAAGAAATTGCTGCTAGGCTTACTCAGCGCTTTGATGACACAGAAGAAAAG GTTAAATTGCGTTTGCACACTCACCATCAAAATGTGGAGGCAGTTCTCTCAATGTATAAAGATATCACACTCAAG GTGAATGGAAATGCTTCGAAGCAGGAGGTATTCGGTCAGATCGATGGTGCATTAACACAGGTTTTAGAACAAAAGCAAGGACTGTGGCAGCATAGAGGAACACAACAAATTAGCATGTAA